Proteins encoded together in one Raphanus sativus cultivar WK10039 unplaced genomic scaffold, ASM80110v3 Scaffold1366, whole genome shotgun sequence window:
- the LOC130504124 gene encoding adenosylhomocysteinase 2-like, producing the protein MALLVEKTSSGREYKVKDMSQADFGRLEIELAEVEMPGLVSCRTEFGPSQPLKGARITGSLHMTIQTAVLIETLTALGAEVRWCSCNIFSTQDHAAAAIARDSAAVFSWKGETLQEYWWCTERSLDWGPGGGPDLIVDDGGDATLLIHEGVKAEEIFAKTGQFPDPTSTDNPEFQIVLSIIKDGLQVDPKKYHKMKERLVGVSEETTTGVKRLYQMQETGALLFPAINVNDSVTKSKFDNLYGCRHSLPDGLMRATDVMIAGKVAVICGYGDVGKGCAAAMKTAGARVVVTEIDPICALQALMEGLQVLTLEDVVSEADIFCTTTGNKDIIMVDHMRKMKNNAIVCNIGHFDNEIDMQGLETFPGVKRITIKPQTDRWVFPDTKSGIIVLAEGRLMNLGCATGHPSFVMSCSFTNQVIAQLELWNEKSSGKYERKVYVLPKHLDEKVAALHLGKLGARLTKLTKDQSDYVSIPIEGPYKPGHYRY; encoded by the exons atgGCGTTGCTTGTCGAGAAGACGTCGAGTGGCCGTGAGTACAAGGTCAAAGACATGTCTCAGGCCGACTTCGGCCGTCTCGAGATCGAGCTCGCCGAGGTAGAAATGCCTGGACTCGTCTCTTGCCGTACCGAGTTCGGACCTTCTCAGCCACTCAAAGGTGCTAGAATCACCGGTTCTCTCCACATGACCATCCAAACCGCTGTTCTCATCGAGACGCTAACCGCTCTTGGCGCCGAGGTCAGATGGTGCTCGTGCAACATCTTCTCCACTCAGGACCACGCCGCAGCCGCGATCGCTCGTGATTCAGCCGCCGTGTTCTCGTGGAAAGGGGAGACTCTTCAGGAGTACTGGTGGTGCACGGAGAGATCTCTCGACTGGGGTCCGGGAGGTGGTCCCGATCTGATCGTCGACGACGGTGGTGACGCCACGCTCTTGATCCACGAAGGAGTTAAGGCTGAGgagatctttgccaagactggTCAGTTCCCTGACCCGACTTCCACGGACAACCCTGAGTTTCAGATCGTGTTGTCGATCATTAAAGATGGTCTTCAAGTTGATCCTAAGAAGTACCACAAGATGAAAGAGAGATTGGTCGGTGTTTCCGAGGAGACGACCACTGGTGTTAAGAGGCTTTACCAGATGCAAGAGACTGGAGCTCTCTTGTTCCCTGCCATTAACGTCAATGACTCTGTCACCAAGAGCAAG TTCGACAACTTGTATGGATGTCGCCACTCTCTCCCTGATGGTCTCATGAGAGCCACTGATGTCATGATCGCTGGAAAGGTCGCTGTTATCTGCGGTTATGGTGATGTCGGAAAGGGTTGTGCTGCAGCCATGAAAACCGCTGGTGCCCGTGTCGTAGTGACTGAGATCGATCCAATCTGTGCCCTTCAGGCACTCATGGAAGGCCTCCAAGTTCTAACCCTTGAGGACGTTGTCTCTGAAGCTGACATATTTTGCACCACCACTGGAAACAAAGACATCATCATGGTCGACCAcatgaggaagatgaagaacaacgCCATTGTCTGCAACATTGGCCACTTCGACAACGAAATCGATATGCAAGGACTTGAGACTTTCCCTGGTGTGAAACGCATCACCATCAAGCCACAGACTGATAGGTGGGTGTTCCCTGACACAAAGTCAGGCATCATTGTGCTAGCTGAGGGTCGTCTGATGAACTTGGGATGCGCCACTGGACACCCGAGCTTCGTGATGTCGTGCTCGTTCACCAACCAGGTGATTGCACAGCTTGAGCTCTGGAACGAGAAGTCGAGCGGGAAGTATGAGAGGAAGGTATATGTTTTGCCTAAGCACTTGGACGAGAAGGTTGCTGCACTTCACTTGGGCAAGCTCGGTGCTAGACTCACCAAGCTCACCAAGGACCAATCTGACTATGTCAGCATACCCATTGAAGGTCCTTACAAGCCTGGTCATTATAGGTACTGA
- the LOC108859257 gene encoding 40S ribosomal protein S19, mitochondrial, with amino-acid sequence MAFSTKLAVLQQNTSVSLTTVLGSLRYISTKLFVGGLSPGTDDSSLKDAFSTFSGVSDARVMTNKVTGRSRGYGFVNFMSEDSAKSAISAMDGQELNGFNIRVDAAKEWPSLPLGESVEDEKKGNKMVGSRSVWKDPFVDAFLMKKKNAALNRKIWSRRSTILPEYVDSSVRIYNGKTHVRCKITEGKVGHKFGEFAFTRKVTKHPRAK; translated from the exons ATGGCTTTCTCCACCAAACTCGCCGTCTTACAACAAAACACAAGTGTTTCACTGACAACAGTGCTCGGTTCACTCCGTTACATTTCCACAAAGCTCTTCGTTGGTG GCCTATCACCCGGAACTGACGACAGTTCCTTGAAGGACGCTTTCTCTACCTTCAGCGGAGTCTCAGATG CAAGAGTGATGACAAACAAAGTGACTGGGAGGTCTCGAGGTTATGGATTTGTTAACTTCATGAGCGAGGATTCTGCTAAATCTGCTATTTCAGCTATGGATGGACAG GAGTTGAATGGGTTTAACATCCGTGTGGATGCTGCAAAAGAATGGCCAAGCTTGCCTTTGGGAGAGAGTGTAGAGGATGAGAAGAAAGGCAATAAGATGGTGGGGAGCCGATCTGTATGGAAAGATCCGTTCGTCGACGCCttcttgatgaagaagaaaaacgcAGCTCTGAACAGGAAGATATGGTCAAGGAGATCGACGATTCTGCCAGAGTATGTTGATTCGTCTGTGAGGATCTACAATGGGAAGACTCATGTGCGTTGTAAGATCACAGAGGGGAAAGTTGGGCATAAGTTTGGAGAGTTTGCGTTTACGAGAAAAGTGACCAAGCATCCTAGAGCCAAGTAA